A window from Apostichopus japonicus isolate 1M-3 chromosome 2, ASM3797524v1, whole genome shotgun sequence encodes these proteins:
- the LOC139976837 gene encoding gastrin-releasing peptide receptor-like, whose product MEFSNVPFWEDYNNSYSFGSDFGTILNKPIIKSKFIVQVIFIIILMLVGTLGNLSFLISVCSSPRLRNPANILLTNLAIGDLIYLFVAAPFYIEHALHPNWQHAEIVCKLRHFAQSTAQGICVYSLTALSAERYMVLAGQTVMRGKKYRRALAAVLLWFISVVISLPVLILSNTKGGVCRTYPVDHGASRIYECARFSVYYAIPLLNICCCYVLIAYTLLTSTGHFRQESQPGVQHFRARKRLALIVIVIAIFFGIFWFPYHLIPLLNAFNPNFIAHSDAYVVVYTLAALTNSALNPWIVYFMSSTHRAVFMEIFFRRHRTRPPSTTNYKTKTEELVPLKKIKQHVPDSKLTSVSSI is encoded by the coding sequence ATGGAATTTTCCAATGTTCCCTTTTGGGAAGACTACAATAATTCATATTCGTTTGGTTCTGACTTTGGAACAATCTTAAACAAACCGATTATAAAATCCAAGTTTATCGTTCAAGTAATTTTCATCATCATACTCATGCTTGTTGGAACTCTTGGAAATTTAAGTTTTCTGATTTCAGTGTGCAGTTCTCCCCGTTTGCGAAATCCAGCGAATATCCTTCTAACAAACCTTGCCATTGGAGACCTGATCTATCTTTTCGTGGCAGCACCATTCTACATAGAACACGCACTTCATCCCAACTGGCAACACGCTGAGATCGTTTGCAAGTTGCGACATTTTGCTCAATCCACTGCGCAAGGGATCTGCGTTTACTCCTTAACAGCGTTAAGCGCGGAACGATATATGGTTTTAGCTGGACAAACAGTGATGCGCGGGAAAAAGTACAGGCGCGCTTTAGCAGCAGTTTTGCTGTGGTTTATCAGTGTGGTTATTTCATTACCAGTCCTCATCTTGTCCAATACCAAAGGTGGCGTTTGTCGCACCTACCCCGTAGACCACGGTGCTAGCAGGATATATGAGTGCGCCAGGTTTTCAGTCTATTACGCCATACCTCTCCTAAACATTTGTTGTTGCTACGTACTCATTGCTTACACCCTCCTTACCAGCACCGGCCATTTCAGACAAGAATCACAACCAGGGGTGCAACATTTTCGAGCTAGGAAACGCCTCGCTCTAATCGTGATTGTGATTGCCATCTTCTTTGGTATTTTCTGGTTTCCCTACCATCTGATTCCATTACTGAACGCCTTCAATCCCAATTTTATCGCTCACTCCGACGCATACGTTGTCGTCTATACATTAGCTGCCCTGACAAATTCAGCATTGAATCCATGGATCGTTTATTTTATGAGTTCTACACACAGAGCTGTTTTCATGGAGATCTTCTTTCGGCGCCACAGAACACGACCACCATCCACCACAAACTACAAGACCAAGACAGAGGAACTCGTCCCATTAAAGAAAATTAAGCAGCATGTACCAGATTCTAAGCTAACATCAGTTTCTAGTATTTAG